A single genomic interval of Rhizobium binae harbors:
- a CDS encoding two-component system response regulator VirG, whose translation MKHVLVADDDLAMRNLIVEYLTLHAFKVTAVSDSGQLKRVLACEPVDLVVLDFNLGREDGSDIVRNLTVKWDIPIIAISGDRLEEADRVVALELGATDFISKPFGMREFLARIRVALRRRPISPRAKDRRSFHFSGWTLNLRQRQLTSEESDEVKLTAGEFNLLVAFLERPRDVMTREQLLLASRVRGEEVYDRSVDVLILRVRRKLEADPANPRLIKTARGAGYFFDADVGIWTTSASTVLTTTSA comes from the coding sequence TCTGACATTGCATGCCTTTAAGGTAACCGCAGTCAGCGATAGTGGGCAGCTGAAACGTGTGCTCGCATGTGAACCGGTTGACCTTGTGGTTCTTGATTTTAATCTGGGTCGTGAAGATGGATCGGACATCGTGCGTAATCTGACGGTGAAATGGGATATCCCCATCATTGCCATTAGTGGCGACCGCCTTGAGGAGGCAGATCGAGTTGTTGCACTGGAGCTCGGGGCAACTGATTTCATTTCGAAGCCTTTTGGAATGCGCGAATTCTTAGCCCGTATCCGCGTAGCATTGCGCCGGCGGCCTATCAGCCCACGGGCAAAAGATCGACGTTCCTTTCATTTTTCCGGATGGACTTTGAACCTTAGGCAGCGTCAGTTAACCTCTGAAGAAAGCGATGAGGTCAAGTTGACGGCCGGTGAATTCAATCTTTTAGTAGCCTTTTTGGAAAGGCCACGTGACGTTATGACGAGAGAACAGCTTCTACTTGCGAGCCGTGTCCGGGGAGAAGAGGTGTATGACCGAAGCGTTGATGTCCTCATTTTGCGCGTGCGCCGAAAGCTTGAAGCAGATCCGGCCAACCCCCGTCTAATTAAAACAGCCCGGGGCGCAGGCTATTTTTTCGACGCTGACGTGGGCATATGGACCACATCAGCGTCTACGGTCCTGACAACGACAAGCGCCTGA
- a CDS encoding efflux transporter outer membrane subunit has translation MHSLPLTAAVLPLLLSSCMLGPDYASPETPLPSKFSEGAKQSVGDVAVSAWWNSFSDRTLNQYVATGLDENLSVQQALERINAAAADVTITGAGGFPNLDFGASHTICKARDVTSTQNISGGQLSLTWLLDVFGQYRRSTESALASLDSAHAAVDVAKLALIKDLVSSYIDARYYQQRVSISRANLKSRQETYDLTNFQLEAGAASRLDVSQAEALVQSTIAELPSLELNFRVSAHHIATLIALPSEMVVKQLQKNEGQPVYREKINAGIPADLIRNRPDIREAERNLAAATAKIGVAEARLYPAITLSGSITPSYINQRGRRGDISKWSFGPSLDLPILDGGRLRANVETSKSAAAAAYISWKSTVLTAVQEVQDALTAARRDVRTVNSRHRQVETTEETLKLSVDSYKDGASSLLDVLDAQRQVSSAQAGLATAIQKLAKDHVQLNVAIGGVFAAPMVASPWVEASRVSQQMQTSGRTRSSRALHCEMF, from the coding sequence ATGCATTCGCTCCCTCTAACCGCTGCGGTGTTGCCGCTGCTTTTGTCATCTTGCATGCTCGGGCCCGACTATGCATCGCCGGAAACGCCTTTACCGTCGAAGTTTTCCGAGGGTGCAAAACAGAGCGTCGGCGATGTTGCGGTGTCGGCATGGTGGAATTCCTTTTCAGATCGTACGCTCAACCAGTACGTTGCCACCGGCCTGGATGAGAACCTCAGTGTTCAGCAGGCGCTCGAAAGGATTAATGCCGCCGCCGCGGACGTCACCATCACTGGCGCCGGGGGCTTTCCCAACCTTGATTTTGGAGCATCACACACGATCTGCAAAGCGCGAGATGTCACGAGCACCCAGAATATCTCCGGGGGGCAACTATCGTTGACCTGGCTGCTGGACGTATTCGGCCAGTACCGGCGCAGCACCGAAAGCGCACTTGCTTCTCTTGATTCTGCGCATGCGGCTGTCGACGTCGCAAAGCTGGCTCTAATCAAAGATCTTGTTTCCTCCTACATCGACGCCCGGTACTACCAGCAGCGCGTCTCCATTTCTCGAGCGAACCTGAAGTCGCGCCAGGAGACCTACGATCTCACGAATTTTCAACTCGAAGCGGGAGCAGCTTCCCGGCTGGATGTCTCGCAGGCCGAAGCGCTTGTCCAGTCGACGATTGCCGAATTACCAAGTCTGGAACTGAACTTCCGCGTGTCGGCTCATCACATTGCTACCCTCATCGCCTTGCCGTCGGAAATGGTGGTCAAGCAACTGCAGAAAAACGAAGGGCAGCCGGTCTATCGCGAAAAGATCAATGCCGGAATTCCCGCCGATCTTATTCGCAATCGACCCGATATTCGCGAAGCTGAGCGGAATCTCGCTGCGGCGACTGCAAAGATCGGCGTGGCGGAAGCACGGCTTTATCCCGCGATAACGCTCTCCGGCTCGATCACACCTTCCTATATCAATCAGCGTGGCCGTCGCGGCGATATCTCGAAATGGTCCTTCGGGCCGAGCCTTGACCTCCCGATTCTGGACGGCGGCCGTTTGCGGGCAAACGTGGAGACTTCTAAATCGGCCGCGGCAGCAGCCTACATAAGCTGGAAATCAACCGTGCTGACAGCTGTGCAGGAAGTCCAGGACGCTTTGACAGCCGCCCGACGCGACGTTCGCACAGTAAACTCACGTCACAGGCAAGTGGAAACGACCGAAGAAACACTGAAGCTTTCGGTGGACTCGTACAAGGATGGCGCCTCGTCTCTGCTCGATGTTCTCGACGCGCAAAGGCAGGTGTCCAGCGCTCAGGCAGGCCTCGCTACGGCAATCCAAAAATTGGCCAAGGATCACGTGCAGTTGAATGTCGCAATCGGCGGTGTTTTTGCGGCTCCCATGGTCGCGTCGCCCTGGGTGGAGGCTTCGCGGGTGTCGCAGCAAATGCAAACGTCCGGTCGCACTCGCAGTAGTCGAGCATTGCATTGTGAGATGTTTTAA